The following proteins are co-located in the Pedobacter sp. FW305-3-2-15-E-R2A2 genome:
- a CDS encoding cupin domain-containing protein, translating into MIQSNLFQIEEQVEWQDLKNGVKRQVYGYDDKIMLVKAKFEAEAIGVLHEHHHSQVTYVDSGVFEMRIGEEKRILKKGDGFYAPPHEIHGCVCLEPGILIDVFSPHREDFL; encoded by the coding sequence ATGATACAGAGCAATTTATTTCAAATAGAAGAACAGGTGGAATGGCAGGACCTAAAGAACGGGGTCAAAAGGCAAGTTTACGGATACGACGATAAGATCATGTTGGTGAAAGCCAAATTTGAAGCAGAAGCCATCGGAGTCCTGCATGAGCACCACCATTCGCAGGTCACCTATGTAGATAGCGGTGTGTTTGAAATGAGGATCGGTGAAGAGAAAAGAATTCTGAAAAAGGGAGATGGCTTTTACGCTCCTCCACACGAAATCCACGGATGTGTATGCCTTGAACCGGGAATCCTCATTGACGTATTCTCCCCTCACCGGGAAGATTTCTTGTAA
- a CDS encoding MFS transporter, producing MKIKGLRWYIVALIALATVINYIDRSAINIMWPYIYKEFGIADADNKNALALITTFFMIAYALGQTFTGKLMDAVGTRLGMTISIIGWSISIALHSFARSLMSFNIFRFMLGFSEAGNWPGATKSNAEWFPAKERAIAQGIFGAGASLGSVVSAPIIAFLYIVFGWKMTFVLIAALGLIWIIPWLIINKAAPEKHPWLTEKERNYILDTDPESNSSVEVAPVLSWRELLKFRNTWGIIMARFFIDPVWWLFVTWLPTFLKEQFLFDIKQIGAFTWLPYLFAAIGSLLGGYHSSWQVKRGVEAVKARKNSVALGCGIMLVSLIAIVYNLDGLKANPSLAMVLIGTTLFGFQFLIGNLQTLPSDYFNGKNVGTVAGMGGTAAVVGTLITTWAVPAMTKTSYVSFFVLAAVLVPITWICIKYITSKKIIHS from the coding sequence ATGAAGATCAAAGGATTACGGTGGTACATCGTTGCGCTGATTGCCCTGGCAACAGTGATCAACTATATCGACAGAAGTGCCATCAATATCATGTGGCCCTACATTTACAAAGAATTTGGGATTGCGGATGCAGACAATAAAAATGCACTCGCACTGATCACGACCTTCTTTATGATCGCTTATGCATTAGGCCAGACCTTTACCGGTAAACTGATGGATGCAGTAGGAACCAGATTGGGAATGACGATTTCGATCATCGGTTGGAGTATTTCCATTGCCCTGCATTCTTTTGCAAGATCGCTGATGTCTTTTAACATCTTCCGGTTTATGCTGGGCTTTTCCGAGGCGGGCAACTGGCCCGGAGCCACCAAGAGCAATGCAGAATGGTTTCCGGCAAAAGAAAGGGCCATTGCACAAGGGATCTTTGGCGCAGGTGCATCGCTGGGATCGGTGGTCTCCGCCCCCATCATTGCTTTTCTGTACATCGTTTTTGGCTGGAAGATGACTTTTGTCCTCATCGCAGCTTTAGGTCTGATCTGGATCATCCCCTGGTTGATCATCAATAAAGCAGCTCCCGAAAAACATCCATGGCTGACAGAAAAAGAAAGAAACTATATCCTCGATACAGATCCGGAAAGCAACAGTTCTGTAGAAGTGGCTCCAGTCCTGAGCTGGAGAGAATTGTTGAAATTCAGGAATACCTGGGGCATCATTATGGCCCGGTTCTTTATTGACCCGGTATGGTGGCTGTTTGTGACCTGGCTGCCGACTTTCCTGAAAGAGCAGTTTCTCTTTGACATCAAACAGATCGGTGCCTTTACCTGGCTGCCCTACCTGTTTGCTGCGATCGGCAGTCTGTTGGGCGGTTACCATTCTTCCTGGCAGGTAAAACGGGGAGTCGAGGCGGTCAAAGCAAGAAAAAATTCTGTGGCGCTGGGCTGTGGCATAATGCTGGTTTCCCTAATTGCCATCGTCTATAACCTGGACGGACTGAAAGCAAACCCATCACTGGCGATGGTATTAATTGGAACCACCCTTTTCGGTTTTCAATTCCTGATCGGCAACCTGCAAACCTTACCCAGCGATTATTTCAATGGAAAAAATGTAGGCACGGTAGCCGGCATGGGAGGTACCGCAGCAGTAGTTGGCACCCTGATCACAACCTGGGCAGTGCCTGCAATGACGAAAACGAGCTATGTCTCTTTCTTCGTGCTGGCCGCAGTTCTGGTTCCGATTACCTGGATCTGCATCAAATACATTACTTCTAAAAAAATCATTCATTCATAA
- a CDS encoding TonB-dependent receptor, which translates to MNSKVYLRGMLLLVISCFLILKPAFSQTKVTIQGIVKDEQGGILPGASVTVADSKQGTVTDDKGAFSITVDAGKNLLINYLGYQSKTYPVSKNETITVVLAAQENTMNTVVVIGYGTQKKSSVTGAVARLSNDNLNQIPVSRADQALAGKLAGVQIQTTDATAGAAPVIRIRGAASITAGTNPLIVIDGYPVPTDLSSVDMNNVESIEVLKDAASAAIYGSRGANGVILITSKSGKNGKTIVGLNTSAGFKEVYRRLNFPSLSEWSDHVKSVNNGVLSPELLAAQQYDVPTDPQDIVFRNGSFQNAQVNVSGGTEKVKYYISGEALFDKGVIATNNYKRYGGQANIDITPNKKWKIGLSLTPSYTVQDAPVYKVHDLLRSFATWLPLYATQNISDATGLPVGNIVHQRAFDPATNPRYKGINLSATANNNGYSNLYGINNTTSVSKTLANANVQYNFTEDLFLKVSGGAFISNSRNDFFQKSWATRDPFLQGAAVAQASTKGSLANSQTIDLLNENILNYTKSFGKHDLSVIAGFTAQTTKITSSNAAATNFSTDEIPTLNAGTMSSLTSNEERSALASVLFRANYAYDNKYLISVGSRWDGSSRFGANNRWGYFPSASLGWRVSNEDFYDKEAFVNDLKIRTSYGATGNNNIGNYRAFANVNTVGAILGDATSLGFNSSFYDNPDLGWERSFSLNAGVDMAFFKNRFTLTVDAYRSTTKDLLFFLPINTITGSNGVWTNIGEVQNQGLEIELGAKIIDNEHFKWSLSANAATNKNKVKALGNSNSIISIGDPKRLNYFLAQVGQPLVQFYGYEYDRDIEVAGNFWPTNVHSDRVIARDMNGDGVVNEQDRVILGQPTPKFTWGLTSNVKYKDFDLSFVLQGSHGASVFNADPNYYETQFSATGTSAYLTLPADLQAKTRYKTESRYSIEDASFIALRSLNLGYTLNAKWLNAIKASNLRIYASAANLWYKFAKGYSSYNPEGVNEYTDDPLKNGYQRGSAPITRNITFGINANF; encoded by the coding sequence ATGAATTCGAAAGTTTACTTACGAGGTATGCTCCTCCTTGTCATTTCCTGTTTTCTGATTTTGAAACCGGCATTTTCTCAGACTAAAGTAACGATCCAGGGCATCGTAAAAGATGAACAGGGTGGAATACTACCTGGCGCATCCGTTACAGTTGCCGATAGTAAACAAGGGACAGTGACCGATGATAAAGGTGCCTTTTCAATTACCGTAGATGCCGGAAAAAACCTCCTGATCAATTACCTCGGCTATCAGTCAAAAACTTATCCCGTTAGCAAAAACGAAACCATTACGGTTGTTCTTGCCGCTCAGGAAAACACGATGAATACCGTTGTGGTTATTGGCTATGGAACACAAAAGAAATCATCAGTCACCGGTGCAGTGGCCAGGCTCAGTAATGACAACCTGAACCAGATCCCGGTATCCAGGGCAGATCAGGCATTGGCGGGGAAACTGGCAGGTGTACAAATCCAAACTACCGATGCCACCGCAGGTGCAGCACCGGTAATCCGTATCCGTGGCGCGGCCTCCATCACCGCCGGGACAAATCCACTCATCGTAATTGATGGCTATCCGGTTCCAACCGACCTTTCCTCCGTAGACATGAATAACGTGGAAAGTATTGAGGTCTTAAAAGATGCAGCTTCTGCTGCCATTTATGGTTCCAGAGGAGCAAATGGCGTGATTCTGATCACCTCCAAATCAGGTAAAAACGGAAAAACTATAGTCGGCCTGAATACTTCGGCAGGTTTCAAAGAGGTGTACAGAAGGTTAAACTTCCCCAGCCTTTCCGAATGGTCGGACCATGTAAAGTCGGTTAACAACGGCGTCTTATCTCCGGAACTTCTGGCGGCACAACAATACGATGTTCCTACCGACCCACAAGATATTGTATTCAGAAATGGATCCTTTCAAAATGCACAGGTGAATGTCAGCGGAGGAACAGAGAAGGTTAAATATTACATTTCCGGTGAAGCACTCTTTGATAAAGGAGTCATCGCCACCAACAATTACAAACGCTACGGCGGACAAGCGAACATTGACATTACACCGAATAAAAAATGGAAGATCGGCCTGAGCCTGACCCCTTCTTACACCGTACAGGATGCACCGGTATATAAGGTTCATGACCTGCTGAGAAGCTTCGCAACCTGGCTTCCGCTTTATGCGACACAAAATATTTCTGATGCAACGGGACTACCAGTTGGCAATATCGTTCATCAAAGGGCTTTCGACCCCGCAACCAATCCCCGCTATAAAGGGATTAATTTATCAGCTACCGCAAATAACAACGGATACAGTAACCTGTATGGCATCAACAATACCACTTCCGTTTCCAAAACACTGGCCAATGCCAATGTCCAGTATAACTTCACAGAAGACCTTTTTTTAAAAGTATCCGGAGGCGCTTTTATCAGCAATTCCCGGAACGACTTTTTTCAAAAATCATGGGCCACAAGAGATCCCTTTTTACAGGGAGCAGCGGTAGCGCAAGCCTCTACCAAAGGCAGTCTTGCCAATAGTCAGACCATTGATTTATTAAATGAAAACATCCTGAACTATACCAAAAGCTTTGGTAAACATGACCTGAGTGTGATCGCTGGTTTCACAGCGCAAACGACAAAAATAACCAGCAGCAATGCAGCGGCGACCAATTTCTCAACGGATGAAATCCCCACCTTAAATGCGGGGACCATGAGCTCCTTAACCTCTAATGAGGAAAGAAGTGCATTGGCTTCCGTTCTTTTCAGAGCGAATTATGCTTACGACAACAAATACCTGATCTCCGTAGGTTCCAGATGGGATGGCAGTTCCAGATTTGGGGCAAATAACCGATGGGGATATTTCCCCTCTGCGTCCCTGGGCTGGAGAGTCAGCAATGAAGATTTTTATGATAAAGAGGCTTTTGTAAACGACCTGAAAATCAGAACAAGCTACGGGGCTACAGGAAATAACAATATCGGAAACTACCGGGCATTTGCCAATGTAAATACCGTAGGCGCCATTCTTGGCGATGCGACAAGCCTGGGTTTTAATTCCAGCTTTTACGACAATCCGGATCTGGGATGGGAACGCAGCTTCAGCTTAAATGCCGGAGTAGACATGGCCTTTTTCAAAAACAGGTTTACCTTAACTGTTGATGCTTACCGTTCTACCACCAAAGACCTGCTTTTCTTTCTGCCCATCAACACGATTACCGGCAGTAACGGAGTATGGACCAATATCGGAGAAGTACAAAACCAGGGATTAGAGATAGAATTAGGCGCCAAAATCATCGACAATGAGCATTTTAAATGGAGCCTGAGTGCCAATGCAGCGACCAATAAAAACAAGGTTAAAGCTTTGGGAAACAGCAATTCCATCATCAGTATCGGAGATCCAAAAAGACTCAATTATTTTCTTGCTCAGGTAGGCCAGCCATTGGTTCAGTTCTATGGTTATGAATATGATCGCGACATTGAGGTAGCCGGAAATTTCTGGCCTACTAATGTGCATTCAGACCGGGTCATTGCCAGGGATATGAACGGAGACGGTGTGGTAAATGAACAGGATCGGGTGATACTTGGACAGCCTACACCTAAATTTACCTGGGGGTTAACCAGTAACGTCAAATACAAAGATTTCGACCTGAGTTTTGTGTTACAGGGCTCCCATGGCGCAAGTGTATTCAATGCAGATCCCAACTATTATGAAACACAGTTTTCAGCTACGGGTACTTCAGCCTACCTGACGCTGCCTGCAGATTTACAGGCAAAGACCAGGTACAAAACGGAAAGCAGGTATTCCATTGAAGATGCTTCCTTCATCGCCCTGCGCAGTCTGAATCTGGGGTATACTCTAAATGCAAAATGGCTGAACGCGATAAAAGCGAGCAACCTGAGAATCTATGCTTCCGCTGCAAATCTATGGTACAAATTTGCCAAAGGATATTCCAGCTACAATCCGGAAGGGGTCAACGAATATACCGATGATCCACTAAAAAATGGCTACCAGAGAGGTTCTGCACCCATTACAAGAAACATCACTTTTGGTATTAACGCTAATTTTTAA
- a CDS encoding RagB/SusD family nutrient uptake outer membrane protein produces the protein MRAQIFLAVVLTLSFTSCKKFLDEKPISNLTEQNYYRNTEEVEAGVIACYDGLQKVYDIEFKLTEIRADNTSGVSLEGDWGAIKFFRDAPSNFFVLDYWQRTYNTIARCNLVLKYLDNVTDPAKKKSFEGEAKFIRSLMYFNLVRLYGDVPLLTASIKYDDFGKFKRIPKTEIYHQLKTDLQTAVASCPVSWPNNQLARATKGASQALLAKVYLTLKDYPNAKLQLDPLVGVNFKGNTYQLNPSYAAIFSNTSEMSKEILFAVRYKASANGEGNSFSYEYSNNGDARNVKASAPYQALFESTDVRKVSTFNATNGLCTKFLDPTAPQRDAGNDFPVLRFADVLLMYAEVSNELLPAPNNEVIDPLNEVRNRASASAYHATVLNSKETARAAILKERKLEFGFENQRWYDLIRMEEANTISILNAYLSATGNPTITVPAFRLVFPIPQTEIDLSKGNLTQNTGYN, from the coding sequence ATGAGAGCTCAAATATTCCTCGCAGTTGTCCTGACTTTAAGTTTTACCAGCTGCAAAAAATTCCTCGATGAAAAACCAATTTCCAATCTGACCGAACAAAATTATTATCGGAACACGGAAGAGGTAGAAGCAGGTGTAATCGCCTGTTACGACGGACTGCAAAAAGTATACGACATTGAATTTAAGCTCACTGAAATCAGGGCCGACAATACTTCAGGTGTTTCCCTGGAGGGCGATTGGGGTGCCATCAAGTTTTTCAGGGATGCACCTTCCAATTTCTTTGTGCTGGATTACTGGCAGCGAACTTACAATACGATTGCACGCTGCAACCTGGTGCTGAAATACCTGGACAACGTAACCGATCCTGCAAAAAAGAAATCCTTTGAAGGGGAAGCTAAATTTATCCGCTCCCTGATGTATTTCAACCTGGTGAGGTTATATGGTGATGTTCCACTACTGACTGCCTCCATAAAGTACGATGATTTCGGGAAGTTTAAACGCATTCCTAAAACGGAAATCTATCATCAGCTGAAAACAGACCTGCAGACTGCAGTAGCTTCCTGCCCCGTTTCCTGGCCAAACAATCAACTGGCCAGAGCAACTAAAGGCGCATCGCAGGCATTACTGGCCAAAGTGTACCTGACCTTAAAAGATTATCCAAACGCGAAGTTACAACTGGATCCTTTAGTAGGTGTTAATTTCAAAGGCAATACTTATCAGCTAAATCCTTCTTATGCAGCCATCTTCAGCAACACCTCGGAAATGAGCAAAGAGATTCTTTTTGCAGTACGCTATAAAGCAAGTGCCAATGGAGAAGGAAATTCATTTTCTTATGAATATTCCAATAACGGAGATGCCCGAAATGTAAAAGCCTCCGCCCCTTACCAGGCCCTGTTTGAAAGTACAGATGTCCGGAAAGTAAGCACCTTCAATGCGACCAACGGGCTATGTACCAAATTTCTCGATCCTACCGCTCCTCAAAGAGATGCAGGAAATGATTTTCCAGTACTTCGTTTTGCGGATGTATTGCTGATGTATGCGGAAGTCTCTAATGAATTGCTTCCTGCCCCTAACAACGAAGTGATCGATCCTTTAAATGAAGTTAGAAACAGGGCCTCAGCCAGTGCTTATCATGCCACGGTCCTCAATAGTAAGGAAACCGCCAGAGCAGCGATCCTGAAAGAGAGAAAACTGGAATTTGGTTTTGAAAACCAACGCTGGTATGACCTGATCAGAATGGAGGAAGCGAATACCATTTCCATCCTCAATGCTTACCTATCGGCGACCGGAAATCCGACGATCACCGTTCCGGCTTTCCGTCTGGTCTTTCCTATTCCCCAGACAGAAATAGACCTGAGCAAAGGCAATCTGACACAGAATACCGGCTATAATTAG
- a CDS encoding TonB-dependent receptor has translation MNFKVLLRSIGMLMISCFLFANTGWSQSKVKVQGVVKSATGETLPGASVTVKDTKQGAVTDNKGAFSITAETGKLLLFNFLGFQPQAYLVKKEESITIILQEIPNTMNEVVVIGYGTQKKSAVTGAVSKLKNENLDEIPTARLDNALIGKIAGVTIQNVSSESGAEPIVRVRGFSSVSAGSQPLVVVDGYPVPDGLSFVNPQDVESIEVLKDAASAAIYGSRAANGVILITTKSGNSDKPRYSLKSYYGFKKPYALNPIMSITDYTKMLFAEAALRENDPTVPANAKNLITGPERAAYIIEDQISGIPTDWQQEALQSAGIKNIQLGISGGKKDLRYYISASGQKDEAVLKYSDNSRINVKAKVDGALSKKIDFSINFNPSYIKTQRPAVNFTDYFRFGSFLPVRHNDFTAAYVRQNSQWANILPGDFVQARHFNGLQYSGTMPDGSSWTSTGPVEPFATSNNTPVSIAARENRDQQTYRMLGGGDISIKFLPNLIFKSSIGGYYSQQENNTFTKSSARKDGDVNEATLYTRTYLDLLLENTLNYNLTKGNHSFSGLLGFTTQQTQIKESNMVGRNFPTDNFETLNQAAQIDQALTNTLKDRIGLISYLGRFTYDYKNKYLLAVSFRMDGSSYFAEGQKFGSFPAVSAGWGIGKEDFMKNISWISNMKIRASYGATGNNKIQSFAFQNLLYPGNYSFGSGTGSVNLGLAPNSDVLANPNITWERTFEFNAGLDLGFMKDRFGLTLEYYNSNTDKLLYKRSTQSFSGSFEYFDNSGRIRNQGLEIELSSHNIKNDHFQWSTSLNFSANRNKLLELGGEPFQYNYGERNEIYAAIVGQPAIQFFGYKTNGVWTSQAQIDEAKAGGQTSTLAKYYAPGGLKFVDVNGDNKIDVNDRTSLGSPFPDFTWGINNTFKYKGFDLNILIQGVQGVKLINGDANYNESRRYNENFNKNRWISAANPGDGKTPYYTNGENWLLTDYVIEDGSYAAIRNVILGYTIPSKFTKKLGVTGIRVYSSADNLLYLMGKSYRGINPEARATSSQYSSPLVDGYQRGAFPISRTYTFGIDVNF, from the coding sequence ATGAATTTTAAAGTTTTGTTACGAAGCATAGGGATGCTGATGATCTCCTGTTTCCTGTTCGCAAACACAGGATGGTCACAAAGCAAGGTAAAAGTACAAGGTGTGGTGAAATCCGCAACGGGCGAAACTTTACCAGGTGCATCTGTGACGGTAAAAGACACCAAACAAGGTGCCGTAACCGATAACAAAGGAGCCTTTAGCATCACCGCCGAAACGGGAAAGCTATTGCTATTTAACTTCCTCGGTTTTCAACCCCAGGCTTACCTCGTCAAAAAGGAGGAAAGCATCACGATCATCCTTCAGGAAATTCCAAACACCATGAACGAGGTCGTCGTGATCGGATATGGTACACAGAAAAAATCGGCAGTAACCGGTGCAGTGAGTAAATTGAAAAATGAAAATCTGGATGAAATCCCAACCGCCCGTCTGGACAATGCCCTGATCGGAAAAATTGCAGGAGTAACCATCCAGAATGTCAGCTCCGAATCCGGTGCAGAACCCATTGTCAGGGTGCGTGGATTTAGCTCGGTCAGCGCCGGCTCACAGCCCTTGGTCGTGGTAGATGGTTATCCCGTTCCTGATGGTTTATCCTTTGTAAATCCACAGGATGTGGAATCTATAGAAGTACTGAAGGATGCCGCTTCCGCAGCTATTTACGGCTCAAGAGCAGCCAATGGGGTCATTCTGATCACCACTAAAAGCGGAAATTCAGACAAGCCAAGGTATAGCCTGAAGTCCTATTATGGCTTTAAAAAACCCTATGCACTCAACCCGATCATGAGCATTACTGACTATACAAAAATGCTTTTTGCCGAGGCTGCCCTGAGGGAAAATGACCCGACAGTACCCGCCAATGCAAAAAATCTGATCACTGGTCCGGAAAGAGCGGCATATATCATCGAAGACCAGATTAGTGGCATTCCTACAGACTGGCAACAGGAAGCACTGCAAAGTGCAGGCATCAAAAATATTCAGCTGGGCATTTCCGGCGGTAAAAAAGACCTCCGGTATTACATTTCTGCAAGTGGACAAAAAGATGAAGCGGTGCTGAAATACAGCGACAACAGCAGGATCAATGTCAAAGCAAAAGTCGATGGTGCATTGAGCAAGAAAATAGATTTCAGCATCAATTTTAATCCTTCCTATATTAAAACACAAAGACCTGCGGTAAATTTCACAGATTATTTCAGGTTTGGCTCCTTCCTCCCCGTTCGTCACAATGACTTTACGGCGGCTTATGTACGCCAGAACTCACAATGGGCAAATATACTTCCCGGAGATTTTGTACAGGCGCGCCATTTTAACGGATTGCAATATTCAGGGACCATGCCCGATGGAAGCAGCTGGACGAGTACCGGCCCGGTGGAGCCTTTTGCCACGAGTAACAATACCCCAGTGTCTATCGCAGCCCGGGAAAACCGCGACCAACAAACTTACAGGATGCTTGGCGGAGGCGATATCAGCATCAAATTCCTGCCAAACCTGATCTTTAAAAGTTCAATAGGTGGTTATTATTCTCAACAGGAAAACAATACTTTCACCAAATCCAGTGCCCGAAAAGATGGCGATGTGAATGAAGCCACACTGTATACCAGGACCTATCTTGACCTCCTGCTGGAAAACACACTGAACTATAACCTGACTAAAGGGAACCATAGCTTCAGCGGATTATTGGGTTTTACCACTCAGCAAACCCAGATTAAAGAATCAAATATGGTCGGAAGAAACTTCCCTACCGACAATTTTGAGACGTTGAATCAAGCCGCGCAAATTGACCAGGCTTTAACCAATACACTAAAAGACCGCATCGGCCTGATCTCTTACCTGGGTCGTTTCACTTACGATTATAAGAACAAATACCTTCTGGCAGTTAGCTTCAGGATGGATGGCAGTTCCTATTTCGCAGAAGGACAAAAATTCGGTTCCTTTCCTGCGGTATCTGCCGGATGGGGAATCGGAAAAGAAGACTTTATGAAAAACATTTCCTGGATCAGCAACATGAAAATCAGGGCCAGTTACGGAGCTACCGGAAACAATAAGATCCAGAGCTTTGCCTTCCAGAACCTGCTGTATCCGGGCAACTATTCTTTCGGGAGCGGCACGGGATCAGTCAACCTTGGCCTTGCCCCAAATTCTGATGTATTGGCCAATCCAAACATCACCTGGGAACGTACTTTTGAATTCAACGCAGGACTAGACCTTGGCTTTATGAAAGACCGCTTCGGACTGACGCTGGAATACTACAATTCAAACACCGATAAACTACTATACAAACGCTCTACGCAATCTTTCAGCGGATCTTTCGAATACTTTGACAACTCCGGCAGAATCAGAAACCAGGGTCTGGAAATCGAACTGAGCTCCCATAACATTAAAAATGATCATTTTCAATGGTCTACTTCTTTGAATTTTTCTGCCAACAGAAACAAATTACTGGAACTTGGAGGAGAGCCCTTCCAATACAACTATGGCGAAAGGAATGAGATCTATGCTGCCATTGTCGGACAGCCGGCGATTCAGTTTTTCGGATATAAAACAAATGGGGTCTGGACTTCGCAGGCACAAATTGATGAGGCAAAAGCAGGCGGACAAACCTCTACCCTGGCAAAATATTATGCACCGGGAGGTTTGAAATTTGTAGATGTAAATGGCGATAATAAGATTGATGTCAATGACCGGACCTCATTGGGAAGTCCTTTTCCGGATTTCACCTGGGGCATCAATAATACCTTCAAATACAAAGGTTTTGACCTGAACATTTTGATTCAGGGCGTTCAGGGGGTAAAGCTGATCAATGGAGATGCGAATTATAACGAATCCAGAAGGTACAATGAAAACTTTAACAAAAACAGGTGGATCAGTGCCGCAAATCCGGGCGATGGCAAAACCCCTTATTACACGAACGGAGAAAACTGGCTGTTAACGGATTATGTGATCGAAGATGGTTCTTATGCCGCCATCAGAAATGTGATCCTCGGTTATACCATCCCTTCTAAATTCACTAAAAAATTAGGGGTTACCGGAATCCGGGTATACAGCTCCGCAGATAATTTACTGTACCTGATGGGCAAATCCTACCGGGGCATAAACCCGGAAGCCAGAGCCACTTCTTCGCAATACTCCTCTCCTCTTGTGGACGGATACCAGCGCGGTGCGTTCCCGATTTCCAGGACCTACACTTTTGGGATAGATGTTAACTTCTAA
- a CDS encoding 3-oxoacyl-ACP reductase family protein — MRLKNKVAIVTGGSRDIGRAVSLQLAAEGAKVVINYLSNLANAEETLNLIKENGGEAIIVKGDVTKSAEVTQLIEQARAAFGEEIHILVNVAGGMVARKPTAELDEDFWDAVMDLNLKSVYLVSKATIPYMGSGASIINLSSLAGRDGGGPGASAYATAKGGVTTYTRALAKELGPKNIRVNAVLPGMIATTFHDTFSKPEVRVNVANATLLKREGQASEVADLIVYLASDQASYITGTNIDINGGLNFS, encoded by the coding sequence ATGCGTTTAAAAAATAAAGTAGCAATTGTAACCGGTGGTTCAAGAGATATCGGAAGAGCTGTTTCCTTACAGCTGGCAGCAGAAGGAGCTAAAGTGGTGATCAATTACCTGAGCAACCTGGCCAATGCAGAGGAAACTTTAAATCTGATCAAAGAAAATGGCGGCGAAGCCATCATCGTAAAAGGGGATGTGACGAAATCTGCAGAGGTGACCCAACTGATCGAACAGGCAAGGGCTGCCTTCGGTGAGGAGATCCATATCCTGGTGAACGTTGCAGGAGGAATGGTGGCCAGAAAACCAACCGCAGAACTGGATGAAGATTTCTGGGATGCAGTGATGGACCTCAACCTGAAAAGTGTTTACCTGGTGAGTAAAGCCACCATCCCTTACATGGGCTCCGGTGCATCCATAATTAACCTATCTTCCCTTGCCGGAAGAGATGGCGGCGGACCGGGCGCAAGTGCTTACGCTACCGCTAAAGGTGGGGTAACCACCTATACCAGGGCACTCGCAAAGGAACTCGGACCAAAAAACATCCGCGTAAATGCAGTTTTACCAGGAATGATCGCGACCACTTTTCATGATACTTTCAGCAAGCCTGAAGTGCGGGTAAATGTGGCCAATGCAACCTTACTGAAAAGAGAAGGACAAGCTTCGGAAGTCGCAGACCTGATTGTATACCTCGCATCAGACCAGGCGAGTTACATCACCGGAACAAATATCGACATCAATGGCGGTTTAAACTTTTCTTAA
- a CDS encoding alpha/beta hydrolase produces MKKLMILCTLLWTTFSLSAQDTATVKKVQYPKGFSEQLNVVYTKVNGWEGKLDLYLPPTGGAASPLVINIHGGGWNKGTKESQGGFSPFFKKGYAVANIEYRLTAAATAPAAIEDTRCALIYLISHAKTLNIDVSKIVIMGASAGGHLALMGGLMENDHLFDGNCKGIENIKVAAIIDKYGITDVWDWGYGKLKTSKSATSWLGAKAEDTDFAKSVSPLYQVKKSSPPVFIVHGDADPIVPYEQSVALKAKLDEMGVKNEFITVKGGLHGKFPAEEHAMVNAKIMEFLKGLGL; encoded by the coding sequence ATGAAAAAACTCATGATACTATGCACGCTGCTATGGACCACATTTAGCCTCAGTGCACAAGACACAGCCACCGTTAAGAAAGTACAATATCCTAAAGGATTCAGCGAACAGCTCAATGTCGTATACACCAAAGTAAACGGCTGGGAAGGAAAACTGGATTTATACCTGCCACCAACAGGGGGAGCAGCTTCGCCTTTGGTCATCAACATTCATGGTGGAGGCTGGAATAAAGGAACTAAAGAATCTCAGGGCGGCTTCAGTCCTTTCTTTAAAAAAGGCTACGCCGTAGCGAATATTGAATATCGGCTGACCGCTGCTGCCACCGCTCCTGCAGCTATAGAAGACACACGCTGTGCTTTGATTTACCTGATCAGCCATGCAAAGACGCTCAATATTGATGTCAGCAAAATTGTCATCATGGGTGCTTCCGCTGGCGGGCACCTGGCATTGATGGGAGGTTTAATGGAAAATGATCATCTTTTTGATGGCAATTGCAAAGGAATAGAAAACATCAAAGTGGCTGCCATTATCGATAAATATGGCATCACGGATGTTTGGGACTGGGGTTATGGTAAATTGAAAACCAGTAAGTCAGCCACCAGCTGGCTGGGTGCAAAAGCAGAAGATACAGACTTTGCTAAATCAGTATCTCCCCTTTATCAGGTAAAAAAAAGCAGTCCGCCTGTATTTATCGTACATGGCGATGCCGATCCGATCGTTCCCTATGAGCAATCTGTCGCCCTGAAGGCGAAACTCGACGAAATGGGTGTAAAAAATGAATTCATCACCGTAAAAGGTGGCTTACATGGGAAATTTCCTGCAGAGGAACATGCAATGGTCAATGCGAAGATCATGGAATTTCTGAAAGGACTGGGGCTATGA